From the genome of Malus domestica chromosome 04, GDT2T_hap1, one region includes:
- the LOC103411705 gene encoding uncharacterized protein isoform X1, which produces MLMQGDHDLNSVQAYTGSLNDVLRKTMLSQEIVFKKQVHQLHHLYRIQKTLMQNLGWMEFGRYNYSIAGAESNLLPLKNYARDEPMELLEGCKGVDDKIQPRTPELKLPSDQFLSYIDPAEVKLSLSIQEDSKIEGGTMRTWFDLETHSGSQHVIDLEESIERTSNEGLEQSPSFSSTAPITSVGGTHNLEVAVLFDPIISSSVKKNLLFHAAESYPHLDGRERNPFNQGLEKCSGGIAINNSSTRRELFGSYETGVLDLNKIQHDDSSCLSNDRTVAHLSTASSSHLHGLVGKVEEGTHCFGTGKKKNSNSSIESSERFKKYNAGNFKVDGSCISGMVNESLEAASRSKIDLCEAVGFHSSDPSNGNNGFIMKLLNSRSSSCTSAKQVNCENNKIEDPLFPSTDNCQKTDRDGHGNISSASCKPCCIAEDDSSSGKTMQSEIEYRNSNPLSVDQFSGTHVGSQVSETLMCEQEQRSSDNNELKHKDLNKGGDSAELDVLIRAAAEALVGISLESSSCYQDCAHEVGGSTKMETRESEQPQCSSDSYELLTLNLTGSTEDNYCVSSKPSEVNYNDSKEFGIKLRRGRRMKDFQRDILPGLASLSRHEIREDITIMETVLRSREYKKLRGKVVDGQSWCTPVKNKRSRLNYVPRRKRNLREP; this is translated from the exons ATGTTGATGCAAGGAGATCATGATCTGAATTCAGTGCAAGCATACACTGGTTCTCTAAACGACGTTTTGAGGAAGACTATGCTCAGCCAGGAGATTGTGTTTAAAAAGCAG GTTCATCAACTCCATCATCTATATAGGATACAGAAGACGCTGATGCAAAACCTTGGCTGGATGGAGTTTGGTAGATACAATTACAGCATAGCTGGAGCTGAGTCGAATCTTTTACCTCTGAAAAATTATGCTAGAGATGAACCTATG GAATTGTTAGAAGGGTGCAAGGGTGTAGATGATAAGATCCAGCCGAGGACTCCTGAGCTTAAACTTCCCTCAGACCAATTTCTTAGCTATATTG ATCCAGCTGAGGTGAAGCTTTCCCTGAGCATTCAAGAGGACAGTAAGATAGAGGGAGGTACTATGAGGACTTGGTTTGATTTAGAAACTCATTCCGGCTCGCAACACGTGATTGATTTAGAAGAATCGATTGAAAGGACATCAAATGAGGGTTTGGAACAGTCACCTTCATTCAGCAGTACTGCTCCAATTACAAGCGTCGGGGGCACCCACAATTTAGAAGTTGCTGTCCTTTTTGATCCGATCATCTCAAGTAGTGTGAAGAAAAATCTATTGTTTCATGCTGCCGAGAGTTACCCTCATTTAGATGGCAGGGAGAGGAATCCTTTCAATCAAG GATTAGAAAAGTGTTCCGGTGGCATTGCCATTAACAATTCTTCCACCAGGAGGGAGCTGTTCGGTTCATATGAAACAGGGGTTCTGGACCTCAACAAAATTCAGCATGATGattcatcttgtctctcaaatgATCGTACAGTAGCCCATCTTTCAACCGCTAGCTCGTCACATTTACACGGATTAGTTGGCAAGGTAGAGGAGGGCACTCATTGTTTCGGAactgggaaaaagaaaaatagtaataGCTCAATTGAAAGTTCTGAAAGGTTTAAAAAATACAATGCTGGAAATTTCAAAGTTGATGGATCGTGCATAAGTGGAATGGTCAATGAAAGCTTGGAGGCTGCGTCTAGATCAAAGATAGACCTCTGTGAAGCAGTTGGTTTCCACAGTAGTGACCCCAGTAATGGAAACAATGGGTTCATCATGAAACTCTTAAACAGTCGAAGTAGTTCGTGTACTTCTGCTAAACAAGTGAATTGTGAGAACAACAAAATAGAAGACCCCTTATTTCCATCTACTGATAATTGTCAAAAAACTGATCGAGATGGGCATGGCAATATATCTTCTGCTTCATGTAAACCATGCTGCATTGCCGAAGATGATTCCAGCAGCGGAAAGACTATGCAGTCTGAGATTGAATACAGAAACTCAAATCCCCTTTCCGTTGATCAGTTTTCAGGAACACATGTAGGGTCTCAAGTTTCAGAAACCTTAATGTGTGAGCAGGAGCAAAGATCTTCTGACAACAATGAATTAAAACACAAAGACCTCAACAAGGGAGGAGATTCAGCTGAACTGGATGTTTTGATCAGAGCAGCAGCTGAAGCACTTGTCGGAATCTCATTGGAGAGTTCATCCTGTTATCAAGATTGCGCTCACGAAGTAGGAGGTTCAACAAAGATGGAAACGAGGGAGAGTGAACAACCGCAGTGTTCTTCTGATTCTTATGAGTTACTCACACTAAATCTAACAGGGAGCACTGAAGATAACTATTGCGTGTCATCAAAGCCTTCTGAAGTAAATTACAACGACAGTAAGGAATTTGGCATTAAGTTGAGAAGGGGGAGGAGAATGAAAGATTTTCAGAGGGACATTCTTCCTGGTCTGGCTTCTCTTTCCAGACACGAAATCCGTGAAGATATTACCATTATGGAGACAGTTTTAAGATCAAGGGAGTACAAAAAATTAAGAGGCAAGGTGGTTGATGGTCAGAGCTGGTGTACTCCTGTCAAGAACAAACGTTCGCGACTCAACTATGTTCCGCGGAGGAAAAGAAATTTACGAGAACCTTGA
- the LOC103411705 gene encoding uncharacterized protein isoform X2 produces MQNLGWMEFGRYNYSIAGAESNLLPLKNYARDEPMELLEGCKGVDDKIQPRTPELKLPSDQFLSYIDPAEVKLSLSIQEDSKIEGGTMRTWFDLETHSGSQHVIDLEESIERTSNEGLEQSPSFSSTAPITSVGGTHNLEVAVLFDPIISSSVKKNLLFHAAESYPHLDGRERNPFNQGLEKCSGGIAINNSSTRRELFGSYETGVLDLNKIQHDDSSCLSNDRTVAHLSTASSSHLHGLVGKVEEGTHCFGTGKKKNSNSSIESSERFKKYNAGNFKVDGSCISGMVNESLEAASRSKIDLCEAVGFHSSDPSNGNNGFIMKLLNSRSSSCTSAKQVNCENNKIEDPLFPSTDNCQKTDRDGHGNISSASCKPCCIAEDDSSSGKTMQSEIEYRNSNPLSVDQFSGTHVGSQVSETLMCEQEQRSSDNNELKHKDLNKGGDSAELDVLIRAAAEALVGISLESSSCYQDCAHEVGGSTKMETRESEQPQCSSDSYELLTLNLTGSTEDNYCVSSKPSEVNYNDSKEFGIKLRRGRRMKDFQRDILPGLASLSRHEIREDITIMETVLRSREYKKLRGKVVDGQSWCTPVKNKRSRLNYVPRRKRNLREP; encoded by the exons ATGCAAAACCTTGGCTGGATGGAGTTTGGTAGATACAATTACAGCATAGCTGGAGCTGAGTCGAATCTTTTACCTCTGAAAAATTATGCTAGAGATGAACCTATG GAATTGTTAGAAGGGTGCAAGGGTGTAGATGATAAGATCCAGCCGAGGACTCCTGAGCTTAAACTTCCCTCAGACCAATTTCTTAGCTATATTG ATCCAGCTGAGGTGAAGCTTTCCCTGAGCATTCAAGAGGACAGTAAGATAGAGGGAGGTACTATGAGGACTTGGTTTGATTTAGAAACTCATTCCGGCTCGCAACACGTGATTGATTTAGAAGAATCGATTGAAAGGACATCAAATGAGGGTTTGGAACAGTCACCTTCATTCAGCAGTACTGCTCCAATTACAAGCGTCGGGGGCACCCACAATTTAGAAGTTGCTGTCCTTTTTGATCCGATCATCTCAAGTAGTGTGAAGAAAAATCTATTGTTTCATGCTGCCGAGAGTTACCCTCATTTAGATGGCAGGGAGAGGAATCCTTTCAATCAAG GATTAGAAAAGTGTTCCGGTGGCATTGCCATTAACAATTCTTCCACCAGGAGGGAGCTGTTCGGTTCATATGAAACAGGGGTTCTGGACCTCAACAAAATTCAGCATGATGattcatcttgtctctcaaatgATCGTACAGTAGCCCATCTTTCAACCGCTAGCTCGTCACATTTACACGGATTAGTTGGCAAGGTAGAGGAGGGCACTCATTGTTTCGGAactgggaaaaagaaaaatagtaataGCTCAATTGAAAGTTCTGAAAGGTTTAAAAAATACAATGCTGGAAATTTCAAAGTTGATGGATCGTGCATAAGTGGAATGGTCAATGAAAGCTTGGAGGCTGCGTCTAGATCAAAGATAGACCTCTGTGAAGCAGTTGGTTTCCACAGTAGTGACCCCAGTAATGGAAACAATGGGTTCATCATGAAACTCTTAAACAGTCGAAGTAGTTCGTGTACTTCTGCTAAACAAGTGAATTGTGAGAACAACAAAATAGAAGACCCCTTATTTCCATCTACTGATAATTGTCAAAAAACTGATCGAGATGGGCATGGCAATATATCTTCTGCTTCATGTAAACCATGCTGCATTGCCGAAGATGATTCCAGCAGCGGAAAGACTATGCAGTCTGAGATTGAATACAGAAACTCAAATCCCCTTTCCGTTGATCAGTTTTCAGGAACACATGTAGGGTCTCAAGTTTCAGAAACCTTAATGTGTGAGCAGGAGCAAAGATCTTCTGACAACAATGAATTAAAACACAAAGACCTCAACAAGGGAGGAGATTCAGCTGAACTGGATGTTTTGATCAGAGCAGCAGCTGAAGCACTTGTCGGAATCTCATTGGAGAGTTCATCCTGTTATCAAGATTGCGCTCACGAAGTAGGAGGTTCAACAAAGATGGAAACGAGGGAGAGTGAACAACCGCAGTGTTCTTCTGATTCTTATGAGTTACTCACACTAAATCTAACAGGGAGCACTGAAGATAACTATTGCGTGTCATCAAAGCCTTCTGAAGTAAATTACAACGACAGTAAGGAATTTGGCATTAAGTTGAGAAGGGGGAGGAGAATGAAAGATTTTCAGAGGGACATTCTTCCTGGTCTGGCTTCTCTTTCCAGACACGAAATCCGTGAAGATATTACCATTATGGAGACAGTTTTAAGATCAAGGGAGTACAAAAAATTAAGAGGCAAGGTGGTTGATGGTCAGAGCTGGTGTACTCCTGTCAAGAACAAACGTTCGCGACTCAACTATGTTCCGCGGAGGAAAAGAAATTTACGAGAACCTTGA